The following coding sequences lie in one Sorghum bicolor cultivar BTx623 chromosome 6, Sorghum_bicolor_NCBIv3, whole genome shotgun sequence genomic window:
- the LOC8074719 gene encoding NAC domain-containing protein 21/22, producing the protein MSLISMMEARLPPGFRFHPRDDELVLDYLCRKLSGKGGGGGGASYGGIAMVDVDLNKCEPWDLPGEACVGGREWYFFSLHDRKYATGQRTNRATRSGYWKATGKDRPISISGRRRGGGGNGAGALVGMRKTLVFYQGRAPRGTKTEWVMHEFRVDGPAVADRPGSPLQEDWVLCRVFYKSRTTTTRPAAGPDEAGPLSSELIGLPMPQMAPAGDAYLSFDNTPAADGGYYYHHQDADLADAHHHLPLPASSLSSFRDLLSSMVEGSDAAVRGTTELHLQGWTEAAYAQQQGGVMSSHSQQTWNPFLSSG; encoded by the exons ATGAGCTTGATCAGCATGATGGAGGCGCGGCTGCCGCCGGGGTTCCGGTTCCACCCCAGGGACGACGAGCTCGTGCTGGACTACCTCTGCCGCAAGCTCTCCGGCaaaggcggcggtggcggcggcgcctcGTACGGTGGCATCGCCATGGTCGACGTCGACCTCAACAAGTGCGAGCCGTGGGATCTTCCAG GCGAGGCGTGCGTGGGCGGGCGCGAGTGGTACTTCTTCAGCCTGCACGACCGCAAGTACGCGACGGGGCAGCGGACCAACCGCGCCACGCGCTCCGGCTACTGGAAGGCCACGGGCAAGGACCGCCCCATCTCCAtctccggccgccgccgcggcggaggcggcaacggcgccggcgcgctGGTCGGGATGCGCAAGACGCTGGTGTTCTACCAGGGCAGGGCCCCCCGCGGGACCAAGACCGAGTGGGTCATGCACGAGTTCCGCGTGGACGGCCCGGCCGTTGCCGACCGCCCCGGCTCACCTCTCCAG GAGGATTGGGTCCTGTGCAGGGTGTTCTACAAGAGCCGAACTACCACCACAAGACCGGCGGCAGGCCCCGACGAGGCCGGGCCACTGTCCAGCGAGCTGATCGGCCTGCCGATGCCGCAGATGGCCCCTGCCGGCGACGCCTACCTGTCCTTCGACAACACACCGGCGGCGGACGGTGGCTACTACTACCACCACCAAGACGCCGACCTCGCGGACGCGCACCACCACCTGCCGCTGCCGGCGAGTAGCCTGTCGAGCTTCCGGGACCTGCTGAGCAGCATGGTGGAAGGCAGCGACGCCGCCGTCCGGGGCACGACGGAGCTCCACCTGCAGGGCTGGACGGAGGCGGCCTACGCGCAGCAGCAGGGCGGCGTGATGTCGTCGCACTCGCAGCAGACGTGGAACCCGTTCCTGAGCTCTGGATGA
- the LOC8066794 gene encoding F-box/kelch-repeat protein At5g60570 — protein MEELQDCNSKSLVVFDPAWEAFDPSRKRWMRLPRMPWDECFSCADKELLAVGTQLLVFGREYTSLAIWMYNLPTRSWSPCTPMNLPRCLFASGSSGEIAIVAGGCDKNGQVLRSVELYNSEIGHWETIPDMNLPRRLSSGFFMDGKFYVIGGVSSQRDSLTCGEEYNLETRTWRRILDMYPGGTSASQSPPLVAVVNNQLYAADQSTNVVKKYDKVNNAWNIVKPLPVRADSSNGWGLAFKACGDMLLVIGGHRGPRGEVILLHSWCPEGGEDGADWEVLSVKERAGVFVYNCAIMGC, from the coding sequence ATGGAAGAGTTACAAGATTGCAACTCGAAAAGCCTGGTTGTATTTGATCCCGCTTGGGAAGCATTTGATCCTTCACGGAAGCGGTGGATGAGGCTCCCAAGAATGCCATGGGACGAGTGCTTCTCCTGTGCAGATAAGGAATTACTTGCCGTCGGAACACAGCTGCTTGTCTTTGGCCGTGAATATACTAGCCTTGCTATTTGGATGTACAACTTACCGACTCGCAGTTGGTCCCCATGCACTCCAATGAATCTGCCCCGCTGCCTTTTTGCGTCGGGAAGCTCAGGTGAGATTGCTATTGTTGCTGGTGGGTGTGATAAGAATGGACAGGTGCTGAGATCTGTTGAGTTGTACAACTCAGAGATTGGCCACTGGGAGACTATCCCAGACATGAACCTGCCCAGGCGGCTCTCTTCAGGTTTCTTCATGGATGGCAAGTTTTATGTCATTGGGGGTGTATCGAGTCAGAGGGATTCATTGACTTGTGGAGAGGAATATAACCTTGAAACAAGGACCTGGAGAAGAATACTTGATATGTACCCTGGTGGAACCAGTGCATCTCAATCGCCTCCTCTTGTTGCTGTTGTGAATAACCAGCTCTATGCTGCTGATCAGTCAACAAATGTGGTCAAGAAGTATGACAAGGTAAATAACGCCTGGAACATAGTGAAGCCATTGCCTGTTAGAGCTGACTCATCCAATGGTTGGGGTCTAGCTTTCAAGGCTTGTGGCGATATGTTGCTGGTAATTGGAGGGCATAGAGGACCTCGTGGCGAGGTAATACTGCTGCATTCCTGGTGCCCCGAAGGTGGGGAAGATGGTGCTGATTGGGAGGTTCTCTCGGTGAAGGAACGTGCAGGCGTCTTCGTTTACAACTGTGCAATAATGGGGTGctga
- the LOC8066795 gene encoding F-box/kelch-repeat protein At5g60570 isoform X2: MQAAGASRWPGSRRRRVSARQIMEELQDCNSKCLVALPGSLVLHLFRLFGQQDQSSWQKYILAYFLLVRNDYFSGESKKHSDVFCDISELDFFPYATDLDSEELELKEQKPISKAQSGGDSSSNRSNDCYFPGLHDDLSQDCLAWASRSDYPSLSCLNKRFNLLINSGYLYKLRRKYGIVEHWVYLACSLMPWEAFDPLRKRWMRLPRMPCDECFSCADKESLAVGTQLLVFGREYTGLAIWMYNLLTRSWSPCTPMNLPRCLFASGSSGEIAIVAGGCDKDGQVLRSVELYNSEIGHWETIPDMNLPRRLSSGFFMDGKFYVIGGVSSQRDSLTCGEEYNLETRTWRRILDMYPGGTSASQSPPLVAVVNNQLYAADQSTNVVKKYDKVNNAWNIVKPLPVRADSSNGWGLAFKACGDRLLVIGGHRGPRGEVILLHSWCPEGGEDGADWEVLSVKERAGVFVYNCAIMGC, from the exons ATGCAGGCGGCCGGCGCCAGCCGGTGGcccggatctcgccggcggcgcgtctCGGCGAG ACAAATAATGGAAGAGTTACAAGATTGCAACTCGAAATGCCTGGTTGCCCTCCCGGGCTCTTTGGTTCTGCATCTCTTTAGGCTGTTTGGCCAGCAGGATCAGAGTTCATGGCAGAAGTACATACTAGCTTACTTTCTGTTGGTCAGGAATGACTACTTCTCTGGGGAGTCGAAGAAACACTCAGATGTGTTCTGTGATATTTCAGAATTAGATTTCTTTCCATATGCTACAGATTTGGATAGTGAAGAACTTGAACTGAAGGAGCAGAAACCTATTTCGAAGGCTCAATCAGGAGGTGATTCAAGTAGCAACAGATCAAATGATTGCTACTTCCCAGGCCTTCATGATGACCTGTCTCAAGACTGCCTTGCTTGGGCAAGCAGATCAGACTACCCTTCCCTTTCTTGTCTGAACAAAAGATTCAATTTGTTAATTAACAGTGGATATCTGTACAAACTGAGAAGGAAATATGGCATCGTTGAGCACTGGGTGTATCTCGCTTGTAGCTTGATGCCCTGGGAAGCATTTGATCCTTTGCGGAAGCGGTGGATGAGGCTCCCAAGAATGCCATGCGACGAGTGCTTCTCCTGTGCAGATAAGGAATCACTTGCCGTCGGAACACAGCTGCTTGTCTTTGGCCGTGAATATACTGGCCTTGCTATTTGGATGTACAACTTACTGACTCGCAGTTGGTCCCCATGCACTCCAATGAATCTGCCCCGCTGCCTTTTTGCCTCGGGAAGCTCAGGTGAGATTGCTATTGTTGCTGGTGGGTGTGATAAGGATGGACAGGTGCTGAGATCTGTTGAGTTGTACAACTCAGAGATTGGCCACTGGGAGACTATCCCAGACATGAACCTGCCCAGGCGGCTCTCTTCAGGTTTCTTCATGGATGGCAAGTTTTACGTTATTGGGGGTGTATCGAGTCAGAGGGATTCATTGACTTGTGGAGAGGAATATAACCTTGAAACAAGGACCTGGAGAAGAATACTTGATATGTACCCTGGTGGAACCAGTGCATCTCAATCGCCTCCCCTTGTTGCTGTTGTGAATAACCAGCTCTATGCTGCTGATCAGTCAACAAATGTGGTCAAGAAGTATGACAAGGTAAATAACGCCTGGAACATAGTGAAGCCATTGCCTGTTAGAGCTGACTCATCCAATGGTTGGGGTCTAGCTTTCAAGGCTTGTGGCGATAGATTGCTAGTAATTGGAGGGCATAGAGGACCTCGTGGCGAGGTAATACTGCTGCATTCCTGGTGCCCCGAAGGTGGGGAAGATGGTGCTGACTGGGAGGTTCTATCGGTGAAGGAACGTGCAGGCGTCTTCGTTTACAACTGTGCAATAATGGGGTGctga
- the LOC8066795 gene encoding F-box/kelch-repeat protein At5g60570 isoform X1: MEELQDCNSKCLVALPGSLVLHLFRLFGQQDQSSWQKYILAYFLLVRNDYFSGESKKHSDVFCDISELDFFPYATDLDSEELELKEQKPISKAQSGGDSSSNRSNDCYFPGLHDDLSQDCLAWASRSDYPSLSCLNKRFNLLINSGYLYKLRRKYGIVEHWVYLACSLMPWEAFDPLRKRWMRLPRMPCDECFSCADKESLAVGTQLLVFGREYTGLAIWMYNLLTRSWSPCTPMNLPRCLFASGSSGEIAIVAGGCDKDGQVLRSVELYNSEIGHWETIPDMNLPRRLSSGFFMDGKFYVIGGVSSQRDSLTCGEEYNLETRTWRRILDMYPGGTSASQSPPLVAVVNNQLYAADQSTNVVKKYDKVNNAWNIVKPLPVRADSSNGWGLAFKACGDRLLVIGGHRGPRGEVILLHSWCPEGGEDGADWEVLSVKERAGVFVYNCAIMGC; encoded by the coding sequence ATGGAAGAGTTACAAGATTGCAACTCGAAATGCCTGGTTGCCCTCCCGGGCTCTTTGGTTCTGCATCTCTTTAGGCTGTTTGGCCAGCAGGATCAGAGTTCATGGCAGAAGTACATACTAGCTTACTTTCTGTTGGTCAGGAATGACTACTTCTCTGGGGAGTCGAAGAAACACTCAGATGTGTTCTGTGATATTTCAGAATTAGATTTCTTTCCATATGCTACAGATTTGGATAGTGAAGAACTTGAACTGAAGGAGCAGAAACCTATTTCGAAGGCTCAATCAGGAGGTGATTCAAGTAGCAACAGATCAAATGATTGCTACTTCCCAGGCCTTCATGATGACCTGTCTCAAGACTGCCTTGCTTGGGCAAGCAGATCAGACTACCCTTCCCTTTCTTGTCTGAACAAAAGATTCAATTTGTTAATTAACAGTGGATATCTGTACAAACTGAGAAGGAAATATGGCATCGTTGAGCACTGGGTGTATCTCGCTTGTAGCTTGATGCCCTGGGAAGCATTTGATCCTTTGCGGAAGCGGTGGATGAGGCTCCCAAGAATGCCATGCGACGAGTGCTTCTCCTGTGCAGATAAGGAATCACTTGCCGTCGGAACACAGCTGCTTGTCTTTGGCCGTGAATATACTGGCCTTGCTATTTGGATGTACAACTTACTGACTCGCAGTTGGTCCCCATGCACTCCAATGAATCTGCCCCGCTGCCTTTTTGCCTCGGGAAGCTCAGGTGAGATTGCTATTGTTGCTGGTGGGTGTGATAAGGATGGACAGGTGCTGAGATCTGTTGAGTTGTACAACTCAGAGATTGGCCACTGGGAGACTATCCCAGACATGAACCTGCCCAGGCGGCTCTCTTCAGGTTTCTTCATGGATGGCAAGTTTTACGTTATTGGGGGTGTATCGAGTCAGAGGGATTCATTGACTTGTGGAGAGGAATATAACCTTGAAACAAGGACCTGGAGAAGAATACTTGATATGTACCCTGGTGGAACCAGTGCATCTCAATCGCCTCCCCTTGTTGCTGTTGTGAATAACCAGCTCTATGCTGCTGATCAGTCAACAAATGTGGTCAAGAAGTATGACAAGGTAAATAACGCCTGGAACATAGTGAAGCCATTGCCTGTTAGAGCTGACTCATCCAATGGTTGGGGTCTAGCTTTCAAGGCTTGTGGCGATAGATTGCTAGTAATTGGAGGGCATAGAGGACCTCGTGGCGAGGTAATACTGCTGCATTCCTGGTGCCCCGAAGGTGGGGAAGATGGTGCTGACTGGGAGGTTCTATCGGTGAAGGAACGTGCAGGCGTCTTCGTTTACAACTGTGCAATAATGGGGTGctga
- the LOC8066796 gene encoding putative serine/threonine-protein kinase produces the protein MACCFLFGKKAKQAVEGDEDLHSVKVFSYNDLRKATQDFSGANKIGEGGFGSVFRGVLKDGTVVAVKVLSATSRQGIREFLTELTAISDIKHENLVTLIGCCAEGSHRILVYNYLENNSLAQTLLGSRYSNIRFNWRARVKIAVGIARGLAFLHEEIRPPIIHRDIKASNILLDKDLTPKISDFGLARLLPPNATHVSTRVAGTLGYLAPEYAIRGQVTKKSDIYSYGVLLLEIVSGRCNTNTRLPSEDQFLLERTWVLYEQGRLEEIVDIDIGDDLDVEEACRFLKIGLLCTQDAMARRPNMTNVFRMLSGEKRINIDKITRPAMITDFADLKISNKEQRSGETRSPTTAPTTKSFTSTEPFSSSETPTQSSM, from the exons ATGGCCTGCTGCTTTCTGTTTGGAaagaaagctaaacaagctGTTGAAGGCGATGAAG ATCTACACAGCGTCAAAGTATTTTCTTACAACGACTTGAGAAAGGCTACACAAGATTTCAGTGGCGCAAACAAGATTGGCGAGGGTGGTTTTGGTTCTGTCTTCAGG GGAGTGCTTAAAGATGGGACAGTAGTAGCAGTGAAAGTTCTATCTGCTACTTCCAGGCAAGGCATCCGCGAGTTTCTGACTGAACTTACAGCAATATCTGATATCAAGCATGAAAATCTCGTCACTCTTATTGGTTGCTGCGCTGAAGGCTCTCACAGAATCCTAGTTTACAATTACCTTGAGAACAACAGCCTTGCACAGACATTGCTAG GATCCAGATACAGTAACATTCGGTTCAATTGGCGGGCTCGTGTCAAAATTGCAGTTGGCATTGCCCGTGGACTTGCATTTCTCCATGAGGAAATCCGTCCTCCCATTATCCATAGGGACATAAAGGCAAGCAACATTCTTCTTGACAAGGACCTCACCCCAAAAATTTCCGATTTCGGGTTGGCAAGGCTCCTACCACCCAATGCGACCCATGTGAGCACCCGAGTAGCAGGCACATT AGGATACTTGGCTCCTGAATACGCAATCCGAGGTCAAGTGACAAAGAAGTCTGATATCTATAGTTATGGTGTTCTTCTTTTAGAAATTGTTAGTGGGAGATGCAACACCAACACAAGATTACCTAGTGAAGATCAATTTCTCCTTGAGAGG ACATGGGTACTCTATGAGCAAGGACGTTTAGAAGAAATCGTAGATATCGACATCGGCGATGACCTGGATGTTGAGGAGGCATGCCGGTTCTTGAAGATTGGCCTGCTATGCACACAAGATGCAATGGCCCGTCGTCCCAACATGACCAATGTCTTTCGGATGCTCTCAGGGGAGAAGAGAATCAACATAGACAAGATCACCAGGCCTGCCATGATCACTGATTTTGCAGATCTCAAGATCAGCAACAAGGAGCAAAGGTCAGGCGAGACACGCTCTCCCACGACGGCTCCCACGACGAAATCATTCACCAGCACAGAACCGTTCTCATCGTCAGAGACGCCCACACAGTCATCCATGTGA